In one Drosophila pseudoobscura strain MV-25-SWS-2005 chromosome X, UCI_Dpse_MV25, whole genome shotgun sequence genomic region, the following are encoded:
- the LOC4815324 gene encoding xenotropic and polytropic retrovirus receptor 1 → MKFAEHLSAHITPEWRKQYINYEEMKAMLYLAVEEAPSVESVEDDVLKRHFANFDENFFHYCDKELKKINTFYSEKLAEATRKFANLNAELKTCIEESERSAKKSKGQKRLAALPDRKARELKLAFSEFYLSLILLQNYQNLNHTGFRKILKKHDKLLRVDTGAKWRQEYVEASHFFTNKDIDNIINETETTVTGELEGGDRQRAMKRLRVPPLGEQQSPWTTFKVGLFSGSFIVLGIVVVLSAIFHEISGENLKVTFRLYRGPLLIIEFIFLIGVNIYGWRSSGVNHVLIFELDPRNHLSEQHLMELAAIFGVVWTLSMLSFLYSASLAIPAFINPLTLTLIMVLFLANPFHVLHHDARFWLWRITGRCISAPFFHVGFADFWLGDQLNSLATAILDYEYLICFYFTNGNWSEAKDASICMEKDYIIRPIVNCLPAWFRFAQCLRRYRDSREAFPHLVNAGKYSTTFLVVIFATLKSFHSQNYASTFDNPYTWLWIIASIVSSCYAYTWDIKMDWGLFDKNAGENTFLREEVVYSSTGFYYFAIVEDLALRFIWVLSFYLTEMKIVSGDIMTSITGILEVFRRFVWNFFRLENEHLNNCGKFRAVRDISIAPLDSSDQALILRMMDESDGVINRYTKTNRPKPKKIKDPEKRSLLQPRGSMPDLRIDIDSKKL, encoded by the exons ATGAAGTTTGCCGAGCATCTGTCGGCGCACATAACGCCCGAGTGGCGCAAGCAGTACATCAACTATGAG GAAATGAAGGCCATGCTGTACTTGGCCGTCGAGGAGGCCCCCTCGGTGGAGAGTGTCGAGGATGATGTGCTGAAGCGTCACTTTGCCAACTTCGACGAGAACTTCTTTCACTACTGCGACAAGGAGCTAAAGAAGATCAATACCTTCTACTCGGAAAAGCTGGCGGAGGCCACACGCAAGTTTGCCAATCTGAATGCGGAGCTAAAGACCTGCATCGAGGAGTCCGAGCGTAGTGCCAAAAAGTCAAAGGGACAGAAGCGTCTGGCCGCCCTGCCCGATCGCAAGGCCCGCGAACTGAAGTTGGCCTTCAGCGAGTTCTATCTGAGCCTCATTCTCCTGCAGAACTATCAGAATCTGAACCACACTGGATTCCGCAAAATACTCAAGAAGCATGACAAG CTGTTACGCGTTGATACTGGCGCGAAGTGGCGTCAGGAGTACGTGGAGGCGTCGCATTTCTTCACCAACAAAGACATCGACAACATAATCAATGAGACCGAGACGACGGTCACCGGCGAGCTGGAGGGCGGCGATCGCCAGCGGGCGATGAAACGGCTGCGCGTACCGCCGCTGGGGGAGCAGCAGAGTCCGTGGACCACCTTCAAGGTGGGCCTCTTCTCCGGCAGCTTCATTGTCCTGGGCATTGTGGTGGTGCTCTCGGCTATCTTCCACGAGATCAGCGGGGAGAACCTGAAGGTCACATTCCGCCTCTATCGCGGCCCCCTGCTAATCATCGAGTTCATCTTCCTGATCGGCGTGAATATCTACGGCTGGCGGTCATCGGGGGTCAATCATGTGCTCATCTTCGAGCTGGATCCACGCAACCATCTCTCCGAGCAGCATCTCATGGAGCTGGCGGCCATTTTCGGTGTTGTGTGGACGCTCAGCATGCTGAGCTTTCTGTACAGCGCCAGTCTGGCGATTCCGGCGTTTATCAATCCGCTGACACTCACCCTGATCATGGTGCTCTTCCTGGCCAATCCGTTCCATGTGCTGCATCACGATGCCCGCTTTTGGCTGTGGCGGATCACTGGACGCTGCATCTCGGCGCCATTCTTTCACGTGGGCTTCGCCGACTTCTGGCTGGGCGATCAGCTCAACTCTCTGGCCACCGCCATACTGGACTATGAGTATCTCATCTGTTTCTACTTCACCAACGGCAACTGGTCGGAGGCCAAGGATGCCTCCATCTGCATGGAGAAGGACTACATCATCCGGCCGATTGTCAACTGTCTGCCGGCATGGTTCCGTTTCGCCCAATGCCTGCGACGGTATCGCGACTCGCGGGAGGCTTTTCCCCATCTGGTGAATGCCGGCAAATACTCGACCACGTTCCTGGTCGTGATCTTTGCCACCCTCAAGTCGTTCCACAGCC AGAACTATGCCAGCACATTCGACAATCCGTATACCTGGCTCTGGATAATCGCCTCGATAGTGTCCTCCTGCTATGCCTACACGTGGGACATCAAGATGGATTGGGGCCTGTTCGACAAGAACGCCGGCGAGAATACCTTTCTGCGGGAAGAGGTTGTCTACTCCTCGACG GGCTTCTACTACTTTGCAATTGTTGAGGATCTGGCCCTGCGATTCATTTGGGTGCTTTCATTTTATCTGACAGAGATGAAGATTGTTAGCGGGGATATTATGACCTCCATTACGGGCATACTTGAGGTCTTCCG tCGATTTGTGTGGAACTTCTTTCGATTGGAGAACGAGCATCTAAACAATTGCGGCAAGTTCCGAGCGGTGCGTGACATTTCGATTGCGCCGCTCGATTCCTCCGATCAGGCGCTCATACTGCGGATGATGGATGAGTCGGATGGGGTGATCAATCGCTACACGAAGACGAACCGACCCAAGCCGAAGAAGATCAAGGATCCGGAGAAGCGGAGTCTCCTGCAGCCGCGCGGCTCGATGCCCGATCTTCGGATAGATATCGATAGCAAAAAGTTATAG